From the genome of Rathayibacter sp. VKM Ac-2759, one region includes:
- a CDS encoding cupin domain-containing protein: MNIEPAAPTTKNPPEQFAGDVWVEPIAVPHGPEQRATDARVRFAPGARTAWHSHARGQYLHVTAGVARFGGRDGTVVEVRAGQTLYTPPGEEHWHASAPGVFMEHLAILESAEDPALTTTWREHITDAEYEGR; this comes from the coding sequence GTGAACATCGAGCCCGCCGCCCCCACCACCAAGAACCCGCCCGAGCAGTTCGCCGGCGACGTCTGGGTCGAGCCGATCGCCGTGCCGCACGGCCCCGAGCAGCGCGCCACCGACGCCAGGGTCCGCTTCGCGCCCGGCGCCCGCACGGCCTGGCACTCGCACGCGCGCGGCCAGTACCTGCACGTGACCGCCGGAGTCGCGCGTTTCGGCGGACGCGACGGCACCGTCGTCGAGGTCCGCGCGGGCCAGACCCTCTACACCCCGCCCGGGGAGGAGCACTGGCACGCCTCCGCCCCCGGTGTCTTCATGGAGCACCTCGCGATCCTCGAGAGCGCCGAGGATCCCGCGCTCACCACCACCTGGCGCGAGCACATCACCGACGCCGAGTACGAGGGCCGCTGA
- a CDS encoding SMP-30/gluconolactonase/LRE family protein, giving the protein MALLHGDGALERLATGAVWSEGPLWIPAEGRLRWSDIPNDRILQWDGATGETSVHREGVEFTNGRLLDADGSVVQCSHGRRRLERERPDGTLEELVAGWDGGRLNSPNDVALAPDGSYWFTDPDYGISQPREGHPGELEYGARWVFRWSAEDGISPMITDMVQPNGIAFSPDGGTVYVTNTARVNGDGPGHWIRAYGVVGRGTAARDGRLFAEIDRGAPDGIAVDEDGRVWSSAGDGVHVFTSAGAEVFFAPVPEVVSNVCFGGPDGTDLFITATTSVYRLRTRARAASFVQG; this is encoded by the coding sequence CGAGGGTCCGCTCTGGATCCCCGCCGAGGGGCGTCTGCGCTGGAGCGACATCCCGAACGACCGGATCCTGCAGTGGGACGGCGCCACCGGGGAGACGTCGGTGCACCGCGAGGGCGTGGAGTTCACCAACGGCCGCCTCCTGGACGCCGACGGGAGCGTCGTGCAGTGCTCGCACGGGCGCCGCCGCCTCGAGCGCGAGCGGCCGGACGGCACCCTCGAGGAGCTCGTGGCGGGCTGGGACGGCGGACGGCTGAACTCGCCGAACGACGTCGCACTGGCGCCCGACGGCTCCTACTGGTTCACCGACCCCGACTACGGCATCAGCCAGCCGCGCGAGGGCCACCCGGGCGAGCTCGAGTACGGAGCCCGCTGGGTCTTCCGCTGGTCGGCCGAGGACGGGATCTCGCCGATGATCACCGACATGGTGCAGCCGAACGGCATCGCGTTCTCGCCGGACGGCGGGACGGTCTACGTGACCAACACCGCACGCGTCAACGGCGACGGCCCCGGCCACTGGATCCGCGCCTACGGAGTCGTCGGCCGCGGCACCGCCGCCCGCGACGGCCGGCTCTTCGCGGAGATCGACCGGGGTGCGCCGGACGGCATCGCCGTCGACGAGGACGGGCGCGTCTGGTCGTCCGCCGGGGACGGCGTGCACGTGTTCACGTCGGCCGGCGCAGAGGTCTTCTTCGCGCCCGTGCCGGAGGTCGTGTCGAACGTCTGCTTCGGCGGACCGGACGGGACCGACCTGTTCATCACCGCGACCACCAGCGTGTACCGGCTGCGGACGCGGGCGCGGGCGGCCTCGTTCGTGCAGGGGTAG
- a CDS encoding heme-degrading domain-containing protein: MTDADAIPELEQQERELVLDAFDHGTAWELGSRITGLARGAAVAVDIRRPGLILFRAALPGSTPDQESWLARKSAVVLRLESSSALAAARFAAAGGDPSTGGWLGPDYALTGGSFPIRVRGVGVVAAATVSGLASMDDHDLVVRGLREQLGR, from the coding sequence GTGACCGACGCCGACGCCATCCCCGAGCTCGAGCAGCAGGAGCGCGAGCTCGTGCTCGACGCCTTCGACCACGGCACCGCCTGGGAGCTCGGCTCCCGCATCACCGGGCTCGCCCGCGGAGCCGCCGTCGCCGTCGACATCCGCCGCCCCGGCCTGATCCTCTTCCGCGCCGCGCTGCCCGGCAGCACCCCCGATCAGGAGTCGTGGCTCGCCCGCAAGTCGGCCGTCGTGCTGCGCCTGGAGTCGAGCAGCGCCCTCGCCGCGGCCCGCTTCGCCGCCGCCGGGGGCGACCCCTCGACCGGCGGCTGGCTCGGCCCCGACTACGCCCTCACCGGCGGCTCGTTCCCGATCCGGGTGCGCGGCGTCGGAGTCGTGGCCGCCGCCACCGTCTCGGGCCTCGCGTCGATGGACGACCACGACCTCGTGGTCCGCGGCCTGCGCGAGCAGCTCGGACGCTGA
- a CDS encoding response regulator transcription factor: MIRVAVADDHLLFCSGLQMLIDAEPDLDFAGAAVDGAAAVALAVRENPDVFLLDIRMPVLDGISAARQITQHPGTGTRVIVLTTHQHDSAIAESLAAGAVGFLMKDASTDLLLGTVRAVAAGRTVVAGAGDRAPLHDYVSNAPAAAPDVLAALSPKEREIFASAAQGRSIAEMAAEAHLSESTVKSHVSSILSKLGLASRLQLVAFAHRHGLA; this comes from the coding sequence GTGATCCGGGTCGCGGTCGCCGACGACCACCTGCTCTTCTGCTCGGGGCTGCAGATGCTCATCGACGCCGAGCCCGATCTCGACTTCGCGGGAGCCGCCGTCGACGGAGCGGCGGCCGTCGCGCTCGCGGTCCGCGAGAACCCCGACGTCTTCCTCCTCGACATCCGGATGCCCGTCCTCGACGGGATCTCCGCCGCGCGGCAGATCACGCAGCACCCCGGCACCGGCACTCGCGTGATCGTCCTCACCACCCATCAGCACGACAGCGCGATCGCCGAGTCCCTCGCCGCGGGAGCCGTCGGCTTCCTGATGAAGGACGCCTCCACCGATCTGCTCCTCGGCACCGTCCGGGCCGTCGCCGCAGGCCGCACCGTCGTCGCCGGCGCCGGCGATCGAGCCCCGCTCCACGACTACGTGTCGAACGCCCCCGCCGCCGCTCCGGACGTGCTCGCTGCTCTCTCCCCGAAGGAGCGCGAGATCTTCGCCTCCGCCGCGCAGGGCCGCAGCATCGCCGAGATGGCCGCCGAGGCCCACCTCAGCGAGTCCACCGTCAAGAGCCACGTCTCGAGCATCCTCAGCAAGCTCGGTCTCGCCTCGCGCCTCCAGCTCGTCGCGTTCGCCCACCGGCACGGGCTCGCCTGA
- a CDS encoding histidine kinase: protein MPGLSRRLPPQLIDVVLALAFAGFWLSAEAGRLAYEGGPVRAALIVLIAVVVGTSGAAPALGLLTAAAVTALALLGADAGLSGAWPLVAGLVYAAARSATRPQVRVRAVLAVALPAAAAALAFRAEGPAPAAALAGLVALGLAGGLLVRLLRERARLLAEQRALERNLEDAGRELSLIAERTRIARDVHDIMAQSLSIVLAQADGAVRLVRTRPDRAESSFAVISDVARTSLVEVRMLIESIGPSAVTLDQPTLENLPQLLKRFDAAGLVVGFCESGEPLTLSDGQQLAVYRIVQEALTNALRHSGDHPNAFLRLLWDGTALLLEITSRGHPGREPSIGSGMGIVGMKERAELAGGWLTAEDADGGETFIVTASIPAPPRGAGA from the coding sequence ATGCCCGGACTGTCGCGCCGCCTCCCGCCGCAGCTCATCGACGTCGTGCTCGCGCTCGCCTTCGCCGGGTTCTGGCTGTCGGCGGAGGCGGGTCGCCTCGCCTACGAGGGCGGTCCGGTCCGAGCCGCGCTGATCGTCCTGATCGCCGTGGTCGTCGGAACGAGCGGCGCGGCGCCCGCGCTCGGCCTCCTGACGGCCGCGGCGGTCACCGCTCTCGCTCTCCTGGGCGCCGACGCCGGGCTCAGCGGGGCGTGGCCGCTCGTCGCCGGGCTCGTCTACGCCGCCGCCCGGTCCGCGACTCGCCCGCAGGTGCGAGTCCGCGCGGTGCTGGCCGTCGCCCTCCCCGCCGCGGCAGCGGCTCTCGCCTTCCGGGCGGAGGGACCGGCTCCCGCCGCGGCCCTCGCCGGCCTCGTCGCCCTCGGGCTCGCCGGCGGACTCCTCGTCCGGCTCCTGCGCGAGCGCGCACGACTCCTCGCCGAGCAGCGCGCGCTCGAGCGGAACCTCGAGGACGCCGGTCGCGAGCTGTCGCTCATCGCCGAGCGCACGCGCATCGCGCGCGACGTGCACGACATCATGGCGCAGTCCCTCTCCATCGTCCTCGCGCAGGCGGACGGAGCCGTGAGGCTCGTCAGGACCCGGCCGGATCGCGCGGAGTCATCGTTCGCGGTGATCTCCGACGTCGCCCGCACGTCGCTCGTCGAGGTGCGGATGCTCATCGAGTCGATCGGTCCCAGCGCGGTCACCCTCGACCAGCCGACCCTCGAGAACCTCCCGCAGCTGCTGAAGCGGTTCGACGCCGCCGGTCTCGTCGTGGGCTTCTGCGAGAGCGGCGAGCCCCTCACCCTCTCCGACGGCCAGCAGCTCGCCGTCTACCGCATCGTGCAGGAGGCGCTCACCAACGCTCTCCGCCACAGCGGCGACCACCCCAACGCGTTCCTCCGCCTCCTCTGGGACGGCACCGCGCTGCTGCTCGAGATCACCTCCCGCGGACACCCCGGCCGCGAGCCCTCGATCGGTTCCGGGATGGGGATCGTCGGCATGAAGGAGCGCGCCGAGCTCGCCGGCGGCTGGCTCACGGCCGAGGACGCCGACGGCGGAGAGACCTTCATCGTCACCGCCTCCATCCCCGCGCCGCCTCGCGGGGCCGGCGCGTGA